The sequence GCTACGCCGTCCTGCCGATTCTCCAGAGAGAAATCGTCGAAGACCGCCACTGGGCGACCGAAGACGACCTCATGGACTACTACGCCATCAGCCAGGTCACCCCAGGCATGATCGCCGTCAACGTCGCCACATTCATAGGCCTCAAACTCAAAGGCTTCTGGGGAGGCGTCTTTGCCACACTCGGCACCATCTTTCCCTCCATGGTCATCATCTCCATCATCGCCGTCTTCCTCACCCAATTTGAAAACAACCCCATCGTCGTCCACTCCTTCGCCGGCATCCGCGCCTGCGTCTGCATCCTCATCCTCGATGCCGTCATCAAACTCGGGAAGAAATCCGTCAAAGACAAGGGCATGTTCTTCATCTTCCTTGCCATCCTCGCCCTGGCCCTCTTTGCCCCCTTCTCCCCCGTCATCTCCGTCCTCATCGCAGCCGCCGTCGGCTACTTCATGAAACCCTATGCCGATAAATCCATCAAAGGAGGCAAATGAAAATGACCATTTACCTGAGCCTCATCTGGGAATTCATCAAAACAGGCCTCTTTGCCGTAGGCGGAGGACTCGCCGCCCTCCCCTTCATCACTGACATCGGCCAGCGCACAGGCTGGTACACCACATCCGACATCGCCAACATGATCGCCGTCGCTGAATCCTGCCCCGGGCCCTTAGGCGTCAACATGGCCACCTACGCAGGCTACCTCACCACCGGCGTCCTAGGCGGAGTCACAGCCGTCATCGCCTTCACCATCCCGGCCATCTTCATCATCACCGCCGTCAATTCCGTCCTCAACAAATTCAGAACCAGCCAGGCCGTAGCCCGCATCTTCTATGGCCTCCGGCCCGCCTCCACAGCCCTCATCGCAGCCGCTGAAATAGGCGTCGTCAAAGTAGCCCTCCTAAACATGGACACCTTCAAAACCACAGGATCCATCGCATCCCTCTTCAACTGGAAATGCATCATCCTAGCCGCCATCGTCTACTACACCCTCGTCAAATTCAAAAAACACCCCTTCTTCTACATCATAGCCTCCGCCGCAGCCGGCATAGCATTTGGACTGTAGGAGAGGAACTTAAAGAATATAAAAAGAAGGGGCTGTGATAAAATGTACAATCATTTCATCACAGCCCCTTTTGAAATACGTTATAAAGTTTATACTTAATATGCCAGAAAATAAAATAGAATCCAACCAATATAAAATAATATACAGATCACCGATGCAATGGCTCCTTTTCGAAACCTATGCATTTTCCTTGAGCAGATACCAGAATTTATATAAGTCTCACGCATCAACTCATCAGTGAACATTTCCTCCGTAGATTCTTTAGCAAGTCGGATATACTCCTCTGCGGAGCTCATCTTGGCAATATCTTCATAGAATATACTAAAGTTATTTGCATTCTGTGCTTTGCTGGAAAGTGCAGATTTTAGTGATGGACTCAATGCCAACAAACAATAAAATACTGCTGTCACAAGTGAAATTACAGATATTGCTGCGCATACCTTGGAGCAAGCCAATAGTAACGGATTAATTAACACGGTTGTATCAATATAAGAAAAAATCTTATCCGCGATATATACGAATGCAGCAGCTACAAATGCAAGTACAGTGCCAAATGTACCTATCTTTGAATCCGCACTTGCAATCCATCCATTCACAAGATCCAGGTTGTACCTGCTTAGCTCTGATTGATCGTTAATCTTCTGGATATCTGACATAGTCGATGGATCATGTTGTGTGTCTCTTTTTTTCTTTTCTGTACTCATTAATTCCCCTTTCTCCATGAGCATAAGAAATCAATTCCAAAGACTCCGATTGACCGCACTGATATTTCTCATATGCGGTCAACATATTATCTGCCGTTTTGACACACTCCAAAATCACATTTTTAAACTGTGAAAAAGACTCAGGCACTCCCACACAAAGCAATAGCGAACCATCTTGGCTAACACCATTAAAATGTTGATCTTTATCAGGAATCTTCTTTCGATCAATCCATTTTCCACCATAAACCAGACATCCTTTTTTATGATAATCATAAGGGATGATCACATGAAGCCGTCTGCTGTATCTTCCCAGAAAATCAACTTCGTTAGCCCCTGTCTGATTAATGACATCTGCTCTGACGGCAGTAATATCAAGTTCGATTGGAGAAGCAGATTTTGTCGGGAGTAGTATTCTCTTTGTAAAAGGATACTGTTCCTTTAATTCATTTATATCTGACACGACCGCCCTATAATACTCATTGAAGTCTACAGTGCGTTCAATCATGTGCTTTCCATGCTCCGTTATAATTTTTCTTGTTATTATCTTTTTGCAATTTAGCCTCTCGAGCTCTTCTCAAAAAGTCTGCATATCCATTTTCAGTAAAATACAGCCCATCAGTTTTAGGTCTAAACAGCTTTGCAAGTAATGGTCTCTCTGTGTGAATCCTGTCATAGATTTCTTTGGAAATTACAACTTGATTTTTCTCAGCATATACATCTTCGTTCTCATCTGCCTGAATAACCGTACGTCCTAATAAAATGTTATCTTTGGAACTACGTGCACCGATTTTCGTTGCAAACAAACGCCCACATGCTTGACCAACACCAATTGATACCTGGAATTCCTTGACCTTATCAACCATTTTCATTCCAGCTATAACAGCATCAGAGGCGCAGGAATAATCATTGTAATCATGAAATAACGCCATCTCACGATCACCCTGGAATTGTACATGAATACCTTTGCGCTCATTTACAATCTGATACATAGACATGAGGATATTCTGGGTTTTATGAGCCATTTCATCAAGATTTGCATCATCAGCATCAAATTGAGAAGTAAAATCTCTTATGTCAGCAAATACTGGTATTCCTTGTATCTTTTTACACTCAGTCTTTGATAAGTTTTCAAAAGACACCGGCTTAATTGCACGTCTAAACTGTATGTCCTGAAGATTAACACGCTGCGCTATCTCAGCAGCTCTGCTCAAATCTTTATCAAACGTATAGCTTGTAGACAGAGTACTAATTAACGCGTCAAAGTAATACGTCTGCTCATACTTTTTGACCACCTTTGATTCCACTTTGTGGAACATTGATTTCCGACGTTCCGGCAATTCATCAAATATCGATTCAGAAATCGTAATGTGCCCTACGGGAGCAAGCCCCTGAAGCTTTGCTGCATAATTACATGCAAAACCGATAGTGGTCAATTCTTCGACTTGTTCAGCCTTGAACGTAAATTCAAAAAAGCTACCGTAACAAGCACCCGCCTGAATCTGAAAACGGACTAACGTCTTATATTTACTTATGTTTTGGGACATGTAATAAACAAGTCTTTGACTATACTGCGTTATGGCTAATACAATTTCAAAGCACCTTATAATATCACTACTTGTCACATACATATGCAGCCGAGAGCCGGTAATCTTTTCTATGACAACCTCATTTTGATAATGTTTCTGACCATACCCTTCAACCGCTGAAAAGAATGTATCCAAAGCTTGAATACTGTGTCTGATCTCTCCTGTTTTTGCTTCCTCTTGCTCAATAACGTCATCAAGATTCTTAATGTTGATGTAGAAGTGAATTCCTTCGTTCCTTTCCAAAAATTTCCCTCCTTCGCACTATATATAGTATCTCTAACTCATAACAGTATTATATCATGTGCTTTGTGACTTGTAAGGCATTTCGTGTTGATTTTACAATCGATGAGTCCCGTATTTATCACTTACCGGAACCTATCGGTATTTTAAAACTCCTAGTATTTTTTAAAAGGATTTACTACCATTAGAAATTTTGAACAAGTAGAAAAATCGCTTGTTTGTCTGATAAAATCCGGAAATCTTTTTACCTATCTTGAAAGAGGCTGATGAATACCCAAGTCCTTATCCGGCGACAAATAATCGTATAGAAGGCGATGTAAATGCACAGCTTCGAGCGATGCTCAGGAACCATCGTAGATTATCTGTTGAAAGACGAATAAAAGCGGTTTCCTGGTGGTGTTACCTGCACTCACCGAAACCGCTTTTATTCTCAGAAATATCAAGGTTATGCCGACCGATAAAAGTATTTCTACTGTCTATAATAGCATGAATTTACAACAAAAACTGGCAGATTCAATCCCAGCCTGGGGTGATGCCATAATATGGGATGAATTCCATAATTCTGGATTTAGCTCCGTCATGACTGGGATTGATCATCACCACGTTCGTCACAGCCCCTTTCATCTCAAATAATCTATCCTATCTCTTTAGCTTTAAATATGAATCACTGCTCTCACCTTAAGAACCATCCGATTCCAATATCCAAGCCACGAGTCAAAATGACGATCTATAAACCTTTCAATATGCGGCTCAATATACTTACCTCTTAAGAAGTCTATCGCACTGCATACAATAAAGACGCCTAAAATCTTCGCTGCCCAAAATAATAAATAATAATCACTCGTTATATAATTCAGATTTGGGAATATATGATCCCATATGATACGTCTCATGAAGAAGTCATTATCATGAATCAAGTACACGCCAAGCACAGTTCCCGCTAACACGTTTATATACTTATTATAACGCATCTTCATTGTCGTAAATGTCAGGAACATTATAGTTGCAAGTGGTATGCCCACAACTTCTCCAAAATAGAGTGACGTTTTACTTATAATGAAATCAGGCCTGTTAAGAATATCTCCCATAACTTCCAATGAGCCTTTGCCAAGAAAAATGAGAATTA is a genomic window of Veillonellaceae bacterium containing:
- a CDS encoding chromate transporter, whose product is MKLLLELFLVFAKCSAVTFGGGYAVLPILQREIVEDRHWATEDDLMDYYAISQVTPGMIAVNVATFIGLKLKGFWGGVFATLGTIFPSMVIISIIAVFLTQFENNPIVVHSFAGIRACVCILILDAVIKLGKKSVKDKGMFFIFLAILALALFAPFSPVISVLIAAAVGYFMKPYADKSIKGGK
- a CDS encoding chromate transporter yields the protein MKMTIYLSLIWEFIKTGLFAVGGGLAALPFITDIGQRTGWYTTSDIANMIAVAESCPGPLGVNMATYAGYLTTGVLGGVTAVIAFTIPAIFIITAVNSVLNKFRTSQAVARIFYGLRPASTALIAAAEIGVVKVALLNMDTFKTTGSIASLFNWKCIILAAIVYYTLVKFKKHPFFYIIASAAAGIAFGL
- a CDS encoding DUF5706 domain-containing protein, with translation MSDIQKINDQSELSRYNLDLVNGWIASADSKIGTFGTVLAFVAAAFVYIADKIFSYIDTTVLINPLLLACSKVCAAISVISLVTAVFYCLLALSPSLKSALSSKAQNANNFSIFYEDIAKMSSAEEYIRLAKESTEEMFTDELMRETYINSGICSRKMHRFRKGAIASVICILFYIGWILFYFLAY